The following DNA comes from Magnolia sinica isolate HGM2019 chromosome 18, MsV1, whole genome shotgun sequence.
actgtgaaatgcatggaattaaccatgaagtaaagggaattaaccatgaaatgaattaaattgaccgcgaagtaattgaaatggatttttgaccatcgacctgatggaatctatgAAAATgactgggttggttggctaaagtagcttctcctaccccaagatcatatatggtacgtcaaataactcattttggtttagaagatatgcttgttaaatgaataaaaagagagaaattttttttatatgattatatattcatatttatataaatatgtattagagaaaaatgaagggaggaaaaagttctccatgaaaaaaaaaaaaagttgcataGACTGGCGCGGCATTAtagttatggctacagttataatttGTAGCCATAGGATCCCACTGACCCGGTCAACCaggtcccaacccggtcgacccgactcgctggtttttttttaaaaaaaaaaatttcccctgttgtaatccccaccactttttgtgggtcccattatgaggtatgtattatatccaaaccatccatctatttggcaaactcaaattaaggcttgagacgaaaaataagacaaatctagctatcaagtggaccacactgtaaaaggcagtggaggattgaacgtctaccattgaaacctttttaggggtcacaaaagttttggatcattatgaaatttttttttcctcttcatccaggtctttgtgaccttatgaatagattggatggaaaataaatgttatggtgggcccaacaaaattttttatagtgaaaatcaattttcccgttgctctttgtggtgtggtccagttgatctttggatatgattcttttttcttttttctttttataatgctccaaaatgatctcgaaatatggatgaacgttgtggatataataaatacataactgtggggcccatgtaactttgatctcctttgaaccgttcgtacaactcaaagtttgaggagcgttagcgctcgtcttcgagcaccggccaatccgctttcgAAAGGAAAGgcgggggcattttcgacctgtgaAAAGCTGtctgtacagctggggcttattcttgggagctACAAAGAAGTTAGCTTAAAAAGGTtcgtgggccataaatgggtcgtacaataGGAAATTTCCCATTCTCCATGTTCAAACCCTTTGTTAGAAATCAATTATTTGTGCAATCTAGTATagatgagtagaattaagacgagaaagtggaattttgaaaacctagagccgaatcatacaAGCAATctatcaaataggttctttatcgatTAAATCAGAGCACTGGtttatatatcaagtttttcaatgtgatCAGTGAAAGTCAACTTATTTTCCATAAATGTACTATTATTTCATTAACCATGTTCATCACCTCAGATTAATTGAATAACCAAgtgctgattccaaacttatccccttcttcttctttttccattttttttaaaattttatatcgacgatttttttttattcattcagttTTCTCATCTTtattattttcagattttttattcatttttaatcTTTTCATGACCTTTTgttgatctcactattttttaactggttcttttcatattttaaggtggataaaattctccagactcaattatCAACATCTATTAGTGATTCACATGCCAATAACAAAAATTTTAGCATAATTCACAGAAAATGAGTTGAATGTGCTTTGtgtttttagatcaagatgatatgcaAACTTCTCCTAATCAAGTGAAAGAACTTCGGTGATAATTTACTCCGTTGATCAAACTTCAACAATTTaagattcaatcttcatcttattaTCCTACCCAATGCATTCTTAGTTACACAAACTATCACTCTCCAAAtaggttttgaatttgaaaaattgaaagttttcaaaattttagCTCGAAAACTAaggaaatactgattagtttacctaattcacaccccccaacctaaaatctacattgcccttaatgtaaaagatataagcatttaATGCACATGAGGTaatgaaaaagaaaggaatgGTAATGGTAATGGAAATATAGTACCCGAAGAAAGAAGATTTGAGGCTTTTCCAAGCAACTCAACTTGTAGATGGGTTAGCATGGAGACTAAacttattgaaaaacaaactatcctaatcctaaattccatgaaagcaataaactaatcctaaactggGAAAGCGATGGAAAGCTACTCAATCTGTAGTaaggttcctcctctggccagtatcttgataaatttttcagtaggtttcttaacaagatcatccaaaaactTTTTTtataataggcttggatgccctggagcatgaatttccagagaaatttatggacctcaacaAAAAATCATCGTCGAatcgcctgaggtatccaaagtatatatgattcacctgtagcAGACAAATTTTCCAAGTTAGTACAatatggtgaatcaaagactataaGTAAGTGAAATTCAGAGAAATTATCAGTATGTGGTATAGTCTCAAtgcattccgaagtttcagacttcagttCAATTGTCAGCTCTTCCTCCTTTGATAGCAAACATTCAGGATTTGtggaaggaggagcttcagaataATGATTCCCTCAGTCAGtatcaactaccgaggtattgtctcgcaaagcattcactatgtcttatatcatgggatcatttgaatctgcaaagtgtgccaaacattCTTCCAGAGAGTTGAGAGGGTCTTGTTTTCGGCATTGAGGTTTGTAATGATATGCCCAATGACTTCTTCCTATTCTTTTATAATAATGAGAAACATGCTCTCTTACTCTTCATCTTGGTAAGAGTCAGTCGTCACCGAATGCATCTTGTCTTGCCATGCATTGACAATTTGAGAATCAACAGGCGAAGATCTAAGGAGAAGACTCGGTTCCTTAATACTAATCAGTAAAGGTTTTGTATTATCAAGGGATGACTGTTCAAATGGTGACCTCCGCTGGGTAGTTTTAAATACCGGAATCATATTAAGTGAGTCGTCTATCTCCCtaatcaaatcatcatttaaatcaggggAGTAGGCCGAGCACGCTTCAAAAGAATCATTCAGTTCAATTGGAAGGAACTCATCCTCCATATTTAATCAAATGTTTcaaatgggtggagtagatcattatagTCGACAATTCCTTGTACCTCTTGATCATTTACCTGGACCATAATTGAGATCGATTCCTGGAAAATTTGGGCTGTAAACTATTGGTTGTCATCCAACTCCTCGTCATTGTCtaattcaatatagttcatatgtGAGTTGAGGTCATTTTCCTTACAATGTGttctaggttgggttgaggctCAAATAAACTAAACTCTTCCTCTTTATCGAGGTCAAGTATGTCATGTGGGTGGAGTGTGTcagcatcattatatttgaaaaatatcagtatctcttgatcattcctttatacaGTCGTCGAGATTGACTCTTCGGAAAATTGAATCGTATGCTCATCAAcacaatccaactcctcattctcaattttagTATTCTCCACAAACGAGTTAAGAGCACTTTCCTCGCTTTGTGTttttagattgggttgaggttgggataacctagcctcttcctTATCATTGATGTGCGATTCAATTCTTTGAATGGAGGATTCGATCGCTTCTAATGATTTTCTAATGTCTGCGAATGACCGTGTGATGAAttggttgaattgttcttgagctttcatatgaaaaagaaaattctgaagtgaatcctcgtggattgtttctggttggatcttaaAGATAGGGGATTCAAAAGGATAGTCACTAGAATtgattgttggttcatctctccaatattGATGTTCCCACTCATCATAGTCATACAGGTCATATgtgggagagtttgatggttgttggtaagtattatcactcataatataatcacgcatagTTTTCTTCTTGCTGTATATGTGATAATTGTCTTCACTCTAATAATCATATAATGAATTGTCAATCCATGGaatgtaattattctcccgcatatgatcacgCATAAATTTCTACTAAAAAGTGAAATCCTACTCAATGGGTGGATACAGATTGACGATTATCCAACACAAGTAAATGGACAATCACCCTatatgatgcattcatacatcatgtgTATTCATACCATTTCACATTTTATATCTTGTACTATATTTAATTGGTATGTATATGAATCATATTGGGTTATTTCATTAAGCCTAATCAGTTTACCATTTTATCGATGAAAAAACTGTATAGATGGCGATATGTTGATGAAGTTGCTCAAGATCCAGCACATGTAGTGAAACCTGAACATGACTCATGGGAAACATGACCGTATTTGTCCGAAGATGAAttagcaaaaataaaataattttaaacatatgattttatttttaacatcTAGCATACTAGTAATAATTATAGGATTTTGATAATTTGATTTGGTtccatttgatttaaaattttaagaCTAGAATGAGCATATTTTTAATTGGttgctaaaaataataaataatgttTAAAATTGAGGTTATATGAATAAGTGTGGAGATTTACATATACATGGTTGAATATTACTAAGAATTATATATGTGTGAACGAAAATTGATGGACTTCAATAAAACCTAGAGTAAATGTAATTCTCGCCTCTAATTAAACTAATCAACAaatgaaattagtacattttatatataagttataaatcaAAACTCAAATACAAGGGTGCACACTTTATACTTGAATTTCTGAGCACAACAACATACATGAAGGTAAGCCCCACGGTAATGGCCATACCAACTTCagtgaggccggggccgcacaTAATCCGCTCCCGATGATTATGGTCACAACTCATGATGAAAATAGGTTCCCTGGTATAAATCGATTAAGAAGATTGCACGTTTGGTTTGTTTTTCAGTTGAGGGTCATCAACAGAGTGGACCAACTaattggacggcctggatgcacTTCCTCACAGGGCATGCGGCCTTCGAACAGTTCATCCTACGGCCAGTTATCGTGATCCACCATGTGGAGTTATTTATACTCCGATGGAGCTTGATATGCAGAAGCTCTGAAATTGTACACGCGGCATAAATTTACTCAAATTAAACCTCCGAAATTGAGGAACCACTGTAAATAGGATGATTAAATATTCTAACTTCTACTTAACTTTCATTGATTAGTTGGATAGGGCCCGTTTATTGTTTAAAAATCCTACCGTCAATTAAATGTTCACCAATCGGCCAATtacaaaatgaataaaaaaaaattaatgatctATCTATCACGATTTAGACGGTTTTATTTTTAGTTAATTTTATACCACGTATACAATTTCTTAAAGCTCGCGTATCAACCACCACACTATCCCAgtgtatcaaagtttctctttgtGCAATGTATTTCCCGCTTCTTCCATTTCATTTGGATCTTTTGAAACAAAACCTCTTCCCTTCCCAAAATGCCCTCAGTCTCTCTACAACTCCCGCCATTTTCTTCTCCCGCCAAACACACCAACACCCTCCAATCAAACAAGCCCCAATCCATCGATTCCCTACGTCTACTACCTGAAGATCCCTTTCGCAACTCCATAGCTTCCGTCCAGTTCTTGAATTCTTGTGCGGCCAATCGCGATCTGAAATCAGCAGCGTGCATTCACGCAGGCGTCTTGAAATCTGGCCTTGATCCCGACGTGTTCGTTGGCAATTCACTTCTGGATGCGTACGTGAAATGCCGGAGTTTGGAAGATGCTGTTAGACTGTTTGATCGAATGCCCGAGAGAAATGTTGTGTCCTGGACTTCAATGATATCAGGTCAATGCCAGAGCAGATTGCATGATGCGGCAATATCCACTTTCAAGAAGATGTTGGAGAGTGGGCCACCGCCTAATGAATTCACTCTCTCGGTCATGCTACAAGCTTGTACCCAAAAACAGGGCCTCGAGATGGGTAAGATGATACATGGTTATATAATTCGAAATGGGTACATCTGTGATCAGTTTATACAGAATTCTTTGATTGACATGTACTCGAAATCTGGGTCCTCGGTGGCTGCAGGGAAATTGATGGATAGATTGAGTTGTAGAGATGTTGTCTCTTGGACGTCTATAATTTCCGGTTGTGTTGTTGAAGGACTTGTCGAGAAGGCATTGGTTTTGTTCTTTGAGATGCAAGAAGATGGTGTTATGCCAAATGCAGTGACTATCATCAGCATCATCCATGCAATCTCTTTGGTGAATGAATTGAAATTTTTTAGGTGGATCCATGGCTGGGTTGTAAAAACAAATTTGTGTAGTGATCCTTTTGTGGTGAATTCTTTTGTGGAAATGTATTCTAGAAATGGGTTTGTTGAAGGTGTGAAGATTTTTGGTCAGTTCTGTTTTACGGGTGAATGTCGATATCTCAACCCATAGACTATGGCAACCCTTGTTCAAGATTGTGCCCATTCAGGTTCTTTGAAATGGGGCAAAGGGATACATGGGTTCTTGATTAAGCATGGATTTTTCCCGTACACCATGATGGAAAACTCTCATAGATATGTATGCAAAAACCAAACAGGTTGATTTGGCATA
Coding sequences within:
- the LOC131233680 gene encoding pentatricopeptide repeat-containing protein DOT4, chloroplastic-like gives rise to the protein MPSVSLQLPPFSSPAKHTNTLQSNKPQSIDSLRLLPEDPFRNSIASVQFLNSCAANRDLKSAACIHAGVLKSGLDPDVFVGNSLLDAYVKCRSLEDAVRLFDRMPERNVVSWTSMISGQCQSRLHDAAISTFKKMLESGPPPNEFTLSVMLQACTQKQGLEMGKMIHGYIIRNGYICDQFIQNSLIDMYSKSGSSVAAGKLMDRLSCRDVVSWTSIISGCVVEGLVEKALVLFFEMQEDGVMPNAVTIISIIHAISLVNELKFFRWIHGWVVKTNLCSDPFVVNSFVEMYSRNGFVEGVKIFGQFCFTELASLQQGQIIHGYITNSGFGCDVYIGNSLIDMYAKSGRIDFAKWIFEDMPTRDLASWNSMIAVYGIHGDGVSALWVFSELERFGAHPPNAITFLNILAACGHSGLVKEGYECFNKMSRDYGIERSMEHFACMVDLLGRSGRLKEAEDFIEEMPMRPGLAVWGALLGACALFGEVEIAKRVVERLSVLDPGSKAWRVAMSNVYGAVGRWDDAVRLREEMRGGEVLEEAGWSCVEVRGESFRFMVGDTRHPKSTTIYETLNGIGDQIRDTALVAKRF